Proteins from one Phycobacter azelaicus genomic window:
- a CDS encoding alpha/beta fold hydrolase translates to MNLPTPLEGPCHRIVLNDSSDRLAIYFGAKDLRAETFNFFQSGRETETHTVFLNNGANRWYQDGIPGLGSSPQEVVASLKAWMERLGVTQVCTIGTSMGGYAAIHYGCLLQARILAFSSDVCLGEPYSQSAKYMLKNTPLSAPDLRGGRGNSDQLLRWIV, encoded by the coding sequence ATGAACTTGCCGACACCGCTGGAAGGGCCATGTCATCGCATCGTCCTCAATGACAGCTCAGATCGCTTGGCCATCTATTTTGGCGCTAAGGATTTGAGGGCTGAAACATTCAATTTTTTCCAGTCTGGACGTGAGACAGAAACACACACCGTTTTTCTGAATAACGGCGCAAACCGGTGGTATCAGGATGGCATACCCGGCTTGGGTTCGTCGCCACAGGAGGTGGTCGCCTCTCTGAAGGCTTGGATGGAGAGGTTGGGTGTGACGCAGGTCTGCACCATCGGAACCTCCATGGGCGGGTATGCTGCAATCCATTATGGCTGCTTGTTGCAAGCACGTATCCTCGCATTTTCTTCGGATGTGTGCCTTGGCGAACCTTATAGCCAAAGCGCGAAATATATGCTGAAAAATACGCCTTTATCCGCTCCGGACCTAAGAGGTGGTCGCGGAAATTCGGACCAGTTGTTAAGGTGGATCGTATGA
- a CDS encoding DUF4910 domain-containing protein, giving the protein MNANLSSLFDRLFPICRSITGPGLRESLEIFAEHMPLQMHGVASGTKVLDWTVPPEWSVQHARLIGPDGQVICDFDDHNLHLVNYSQPFQGEMSLEELQPHLHSLPHLPDAIPYVTSYYHPRWGFCLTHRTRETLPQGTYKVDIQTTHTPGEVSFATCDLPGDSDEVVLISSYLCHPSMANNELSGPLGLLRLYERIAAWPNRRFTYRFLLCPETLGSIAYLARFGADLAPKLRGGMVLTCLGGHRDTLSFKLSRRDWLDRPSTMDKLARSMAETYPQEFELRDFTPTSGSDERQFCSPGFDFPMIQAARTVYGQFVEYHTSADDKRFMRIEQVERAADRLAEMLEVFDYDGVGLRSLAPYGEPQLGRRGLYPTMNSPMNRGSSRDGATDQRQTLNRLLMTLSLADGTHDLVQIAERIGCGPDALLPIIRELRAQGILSLDEENAQ; this is encoded by the coding sequence ATGAACGCTAACCTATCATCCCTGTTTGATCGGCTCTTCCCGATCTGCCGCTCCATTACCGGTCCCGGCCTGCGGGAAAGTCTGGAAATCTTTGCAGAACATATGCCGTTGCAAATGCATGGAGTGGCGAGCGGTACAAAAGTGCTCGACTGGACTGTTCCCCCCGAATGGTCGGTACAACATGCACGGCTCATCGGTCCGGACGGCCAGGTCATCTGTGATTTCGACGATCACAACCTTCACCTAGTGAACTATTCACAGCCGTTCCAAGGTGAGATGAGCCTCGAAGAATTGCAACCGCATCTGCACTCTCTGCCTCATCTACCGGATGCTATCCCCTATGTGACCAGCTACTATCATCCACGCTGGGGTTTTTGTCTCACTCATCGGACGCGTGAAACCCTGCCCCAAGGCACTTATAAAGTCGACATCCAGACGACACATACTCCGGGAGAAGTCAGCTTCGCCACATGCGATCTGCCGGGCGATAGCGATGAAGTGGTGCTAATCTCGTCTTATCTGTGCCACCCCAGCATGGCGAACAACGAGTTGTCAGGTCCTTTGGGGCTGCTTCGGCTCTATGAGCGCATTGCTGCATGGCCCAACCGTCGTTTCACATACCGGTTCCTGCTTTGTCCCGAAACGCTGGGTTCTATCGCCTACCTAGCACGTTTTGGAGCCGACCTGGCCCCCAAACTGCGAGGTGGCATGGTACTGACATGTCTGGGAGGACATCGCGACACCCTCAGCTTCAAGCTCTCGCGGCGTGACTGGCTGGACCGCCCCAGCACGATGGACAAACTCGCCCGCAGCATGGCTGAAACCTACCCACAGGAATTCGAACTTCGCGACTTCACCCCCACTTCGGGATCGGATGAGCGACAATTTTGTTCACCCGGATTTGATTTCCCCATGATCCAGGCAGCACGCACCGTCTACGGTCAGTTCGTGGAATATCACACCTCGGCCGATGACAAGCGCTTTATGCGCATTGAGCAGGTCGAGCGTGCTGCTGACCGGTTGGCCGAAATGTTGGAAGTCTTCGATTATGACGGTGTCGGCCTGCGCTCCCTTGCCCCTTATGGCGAACCACAGCTGGGGCGGCGTGGACTTTACCCTACGATGAACTCACCAATGAATCGCGGCTCTTCCCGTGACGGTGCAACAGACCAGCGCCAAACGCTGAACCGGCTTTTGATGACCTTGTCTTTGGCAGATGGAACACATGACCTAGTCCAGATCGCCGAGCGCATTGGATGTGGGCCGGATGCGCTTTTGCCAATTATCCGTGAGCTGCGTGCCCAGGGCATTCTGAGCCTAGATGAGGAGAACGCGCAATGA
- a CDS encoding AAC(3) family N-acetyltransferase has protein sequence MTRPLNDLVESWQRAGIAPGDTVLIHSSIRRTSALGYSAEDIKTSFLEAVGPEGTVLFPLFNFDFCKGVPFDMRSSPSHMGALTEAARQDPRAIRTGHPVYSFAVIGAHAEVFRDLCNSSGYGTDSPFAMLRRMQGKIAVLDLMGQNSMTFYHHVEEILDVDYRYHKAFTAPYTDHNGIETTRTFSIFVRDIERGVLTHVNPMDDKLWELGLYSGCKPKEDYGLRVIDARSLFDAVADVIRKGRAEGQLYRIDST, from the coding sequence ATGACCCGCCCTTTAAATGACCTTGTCGAGAGTTGGCAGCGCGCCGGGATCGCGCCGGGCGATACGGTTCTGATTCACAGCAGTATCCGTCGAACCAGTGCGCTTGGATATTCCGCCGAAGACATCAAAACGTCTTTCCTGGAAGCGGTCGGCCCTGAAGGAACCGTCCTGTTTCCTCTGTTCAACTTCGACTTTTGCAAGGGGGTCCCCTTCGATATGCGCAGCAGCCCCTCTCATATGGGAGCGCTGACGGAAGCTGCGCGCCAAGACCCAAGGGCCATACGTACGGGGCATCCGGTTTATTCCTTTGCAGTGATCGGTGCGCATGCAGAAGTGTTCCGCGATTTGTGTAACTCAAGTGGCTATGGGACCGACAGCCCATTCGCCATGTTGCGCCGCATGCAGGGCAAGATCGCCGTGCTGGACTTGATGGGTCAGAACAGCATGACATTTTACCACCATGTCGAAGAAATTCTGGACGTGGATTATCGCTACCACAAGGCTTTCACCGCGCCCTACACGGATCACAATGGAATCGAGACCACGCGCACCTTTTCGATTTTCGTCAGAGACATTGAGCGTGGTGTGCTGACCCATGTTAATCCGATGGATGACAAATTATGGGAGCTTGGGCTCTATAGCGGTTGCAAGCCAAAGGAAGATTACGGCCTACGCGTTATCGACGCCCGCAGCCTTTTTGATGCCGTAGCCGATGTCATCAGGAAAGGACGAGCCGAAGGCCAGCTCTATCGCATCGATAGCACTTAA
- a CDS encoding glycosyltransferase family A protein produces the protein MPASNADPGAAPLGVAVAISTLGAGLARIRLPAPRPGLTYLILLQCPEAADPGIRKVLEARVDTRVLALEGRGLSRSRNAALAQADQPLVLFADDDQVLDPVGIMVLAQAFVQDPGLALAAGWRAERLPSRARAHRLTRLNSGRICAPEFMVRLAAIRAADLRFDTEFGLGARYPVAEDYIFVCDILRAGLAGMSLPVVTGSHPHDSTGDNWSDPDLMRARQAMISRVFGPWAPLMRLAYALKHRRRMGGVGRAVRFVLANGRRN, from the coding sequence ATGCCGGCCTCAAACGCTGATCCGGGGGCCGCGCCCCTTGGGGTTGCGGTTGCGATCTCGACCCTTGGCGCAGGGCTTGCCCGCATTCGTCTGCCCGCGCCGCGCCCGGGCCTGACCTACCTGATCCTTCTGCAATGCCCCGAGGCGGCGGATCCGGGCATACGCAAGGTGCTTGAGGCACGAGTCGATACCCGGGTGCTGGCGCTTGAGGGCAGGGGGCTGTCGCGCAGCCGCAATGCAGCCCTGGCGCAGGCCGATCAGCCGCTGGTTCTTTTTGCCGATGATGATCAGGTGCTGGATCCGGTCGGGATCATGGTCCTGGCGCAGGCCTTTGTGCAGGATCCGGGGCTCGCCCTGGCTGCGGGCTGGCGCGCCGAACGCCTGCCGTCGCGGGCGCGCGCCCACAGGCTGACCCGGCTCAACAGCGGCCGGATCTGCGCCCCGGAATTCATGGTGCGCCTGGCGGCCATCCGCGCGGCGGACCTGCGGTTTGACACCGAATTCGGTCTTGGCGCCCGTTATCCCGTGGCCGAGGATTACATCTTTGTCTGCGATATCCTGCGCGCGGGTCTTGCCGGGATGTCCCTGCCGGTGGTGACGGGGTCTCATCCCCATGACAGCACCGGCGACAACTGGTCGGATCCCGATCTGATGCGCGCACGCCAGGCCATGATTTCCAGAGTATTCGGACCTTGGGCGCCCCTGATGCGACTGGCCTACGCCCTCAAGCATCGCCGCAGAATGGGAGGGGTGGGCAGGGCCGTGCGCTTTGTTTTGGCGAATGGACGTCGCAACTGA
- a CDS encoding class I SAM-dependent methyltransferase has protein sequence MSFGKRLKAAAQGFLNPDRVVSPSAADTLRQAQAEKQLWQEELPRGERVEHLARTLLEQVGCTSGTMLEIGGRLNPRQAAFPVFTYHAMDLKDAPGADVEVMVGDITHCPHIPDESYDFIFSLDVFEHIDRPWLAGQEITRLLKPGGVAFHSTLFSWRYHPCPIDYWRFSAEGLKSLFPGLECLHADFDFTERRRDLRGRDGNLIECDALGGWRENVRVNYAGLKR, from the coding sequence ATGAGCTTTGGGAAGAGGCTGAAGGCGGCCGCGCAGGGGTTTTTGAACCCGGATCGCGTGGTCAGCCCATCGGCGGCAGACACCCTGCGCCAGGCGCAGGCCGAAAAACAACTTTGGCAAGAAGAGTTGCCCCGCGGAGAGCGGGTGGAGCATCTGGCCCGAACCCTTCTTGAGCAGGTCGGTTGCACCTCGGGCACCATGCTTGAGATCGGTGGTCGCCTCAATCCGCGCCAGGCGGCTTTTCCCGTCTTTACCTATCATGCGATGGATCTCAAGGATGCGCCGGGCGCCGATGTCGAGGTCATGGTCGGTGACATCACTCACTGTCCGCATATCCCGGATGAAAGCTATGATTTCATTTTCAGCCTTGATGTCTTTGAGCATATCGACCGGCCCTGGCTGGCGGGGCAGGAAATCACACGGCTGCTGAAGCCCGGCGGTGTCGCCTTTCACAGCACCCTGTTTTCGTGGCGCTATCATCCCTGTCCGATCGATTACTGGCGGTTTTCAGCGGAAGGGCTGAAATCGCTGTTTCCGGGTCTTGAGTGCCTGCATGCAGATTTCGACTTTACTGAGCGCCGCCGAGATCTGCGCGGGCGCGACGGTAACCTCATCGAATGCGATGCCCTGGGTGGTTGGCGTGAAAATGTCCGGGTGAACTATGCCGGCCTCAAACGCTGA
- a CDS encoding glycosyltransferase family 2 protein codes for MKGDKSPLSDPLAAARTQSATPVEPVPQTRSDLVDGLVSVIMPVFNAEKTLTRAVASVQAQDYPDWELVLIEDGSSDGSADLCADLAAADPRIRVLRQSRNSGAAAARNAGLAQARGRYIAFLDADDEWLPEKLTSQLSFMEASGASFSYTGFWRQRGAQRRQVRVPAAVDRAQLLKGNVIGCLTALYDRAHFGTVEMPDLRMRQDFALWLKLLEQGGRAHGLDRPLAIHHVQPDSLSAPKGRAIRATWQMYRTHLGFSPARAGWYLSNHLLRRLLRG; via the coding sequence GTGAAAGGCGATAAATCACCCCTGTCCGATCCGCTGGCCGCCGCGCGCACCCAGTCCGCCACCCCCGTCGAACCTGTGCCGCAAACACGGTCTGATCTGGTCGACGGGTTGGTCTCTGTGATCATGCCAGTCTTCAATGCAGAAAAGACACTTACGCGGGCCGTGGCTTCGGTTCAGGCGCAGGACTATCCCGATTGGGAGCTGGTGCTGATCGAGGATGGCTCCTCTGACGGATCAGCGGATCTTTGCGCGGATCTGGCGGCCGCGGACCCGAGGATCCGGGTTCTGCGCCAGTCGCGCAACAGCGGCGCGGCCGCGGCGCGCAATGCCGGCCTTGCGCAGGCGCGCGGGCGTTACATTGCCTTTCTCGATGCCGATGATGAATGGCTGCCGGAAAAGCTCACCTCTCAGTTGAGCTTCATGGAGGCAAGCGGCGCATCTTTCAGCTATACCGGTTTCTGGCGCCAGCGCGGAGCACAGCGCCGCCAGGTCCGGGTGCCCGCAGCGGTCGATCGCGCACAGCTGCTCAAGGGCAATGTGATCGGTTGCCTGACCGCGCTTTATGACCGGGCCCATTTCGGCACGGTTGAAATGCCGGACCTGCGCATGCGGCAGGACTTTGCCCTCTGGTTGAAACTGCTGGAGCAGGGCGGGCGCGCGCATGGGCTGGACCGGCCGCTGGCGATCCATCATGTTCAACCGGATTCGCTCAGCGCTCCGAAAGGGCGCGCGATCCGGGCCACATGGCAGATGTACCGCACGCATCTCGGGTTTTCGCCTGCGCGCGCGGGCTGGTACCTGTCGAACCATCTGCTGCGCCGCCTGCTGCGCGGCTAA
- a CDS encoding N-acetylneuraminate synthase family protein, which translates to MTEAHSPVKVIAEIGCNHKGEMDIAKELIRVAAHVCKADIAKFQKRHNRELLTPKQYDTPHPNPANSYGDTYGAHREFLEFDTDQHKELIDCCTENGIAYSTSVWDLTSAKEMAALNPPLLKIPSATNQHYDLQGYLCEHYAGEIHVSTGMSTGQEIGDLVNFYAERGRAKDLVVYSCTSGYPVAFEDICLFEIRNLMEKFGATVKGIGFSGHHLGITADVAALAVGRTMEADGKGKFTHIERHFTLDRTWKGTDHAASLEPDGLRRLCRDLKNVDKALAYKGQDILPVEQVQRDKLKWVKADHETAAE; encoded by the coding sequence ATGACTGAAGCACATTCTCCGGTAAAGGTTATCGCCGAGATCGGATGCAATCACAAAGGCGAAATGGATATCGCCAAGGAACTGATCCGGGTCGCAGCGCACGTCTGCAAGGCGGATATCGCCAAGTTCCAGAAGCGCCACAACCGTGAATTGCTCACCCCCAAGCAATATGACACCCCGCACCCCAACCCGGCGAACTCCTACGGCGACACCTATGGCGCTCACCGCGAGTTCCTGGAATTTGACACCGACCAGCATAAAGAGCTGATCGACTGCTGCACGGAAAACGGCATCGCCTATTCCACCAGTGTCTGGGATCTGACCTCGGCCAAGGAAATGGCAGCGCTGAACCCGCCGCTTCTGAAAATCCCCTCGGCCACCAACCAGCACTATGACCTGCAGGGCTATCTCTGCGAGCATTACGCGGGCGAGATCCACGTCTCCACCGGCATGTCCACCGGTCAGGAAATCGGCGATCTGGTGAACTTCTACGCCGAGCGCGGCCGCGCCAAGGACCTGGTGGTCTACAGCTGCACCTCGGGCTACCCGGTGGCCTTTGAAGACATCTGCCTGTTCGAAATCCGCAACCTGATGGAGAAATTCGGCGCCACCGTCAAAGGTATCGGCTTCTCTGGTCACCACCTTGGCATTACCGCCGATGTGGCCGCCCTGGCGGTGGGCCGCACCATGGAGGCGGACGGCAAGGGCAAGTTCACCCATATCGAGCGTCACTTCACCCTGGACCGCACCTGGAAAGGCACCGACCATGCCGCCAGCCTCGAGCCCGACGGGCTGCGCCGCCTGTGCCGCGATCTGAAGAACGTGGACAAGGCCCTGGCCTACAAGGGTCAGGACATCCTGCCGGTCGAGCAGGTCCAGCGCGACAAGCTGAAATGGGTCAAGGCGGACCACGAAACCGCCGCCGAATAA
- a CDS encoding ABC transporter permease, with amino-acid sequence MTQTPIAELPEAQSVPPAMTPAVPSNLRYRGLRTVVALILREMSTTYGRSPGGYIWAILQPVAMIVILTLAFSFLLRSPSLGTSFVLFYATGFMVLRMFQEVSTAVGAAISFNQALLAYPRVTYVDTLVSRSILAVLTQIMVSAIIFTGVFIVEDIRAILDFGPILLTYAMTTLLAVGIGTFNAYMSFSFPVYKMIWGVLTRPLMLVSGVFYIYEDLPMVVQNILWFNPLVHLTGLIRTGFYSTYDPGYISLIYVALLGVIPGFFGILLLRKFSKDILYK; translated from the coding sequence ATGACACAAACCCCGATAGCAGAGCTGCCCGAGGCCCAGAGTGTCCCGCCCGCGATGACCCCGGCAGTGCCGTCCAATCTCCGCTACCGCGGCCTGCGCACCGTGGTCGCCCTGATCCTGCGTGAGATGTCGACCACCTACGGGCGCAGCCCGGGCGGTTATATCTGGGCGATCCTGCAGCCGGTGGCGATGATCGTTATCTTGACCCTTGCCTTTTCCTTTCTGCTGCGCTCGCCCTCGCTCGGGACCAGCTTCGTGCTGTTTTATGCCACCGGGTTCATGGTGCTGCGCATGTTCCAGGAGGTTTCGACCGCCGTGGGGGCGGCGATCTCCTTCAACCAGGCGCTGCTGGCCTATCCGCGGGTCACCTATGTGGACACATTGGTCTCGCGCAGCATCCTGGCGGTTCTCACCCAGATCATGGTGTCGGCGATCATCTTTACCGGGGTTTTCATCGTGGAGGATATCCGGGCGATCCTGGATTTCGGCCCGATCCTTTTGACCTATGCGATGACCACTCTGCTGGCGGTGGGGATCGGCACCTTCAACGCCTACATGAGTTTTTCCTTCCCGGTCTACAAGATGATCTGGGGCGTGCTGACCCGGCCCCTGATGCTGGTGTCCGGCGTCTTCTACATCTACGAAGATCTGCCCATGGTTGTTCAGAACATCCTCTGGTTCAATCCGCTTGTGCATTTGACGGGGCTGATCCGTACGGGTTTCTATTCCACCTACGACCCGGGCTATATCTCGCTGATATATGTGGCACTTCTCGGGGTGATCCCCGGCTTCTTCGGCATCCTTTTACTGCGCAAGTTCAGCAAGGACATCCTTTACAAGTAA
- a CDS encoding sugar transporter yields the protein MADNQSNPAASKQASAETGKTPSKAPAKPKSKPEAKPKAAEAPKPKPKPKPAAKPPADPIYAPARPARRQRRHWMLFLSFLVCVILPSFITGGYLWTRAVDQYTSSVGFTVRREDTPSAVDLLGGLGAFSGASSSDSDILFEFIQSQELVERVDETLDLHSLYSRHHTTDPVFSLAPDSSIEDLVDYWQRMVLISYAPGTGLIELKILAFTPEEARAIAQEIFRESSEMINMLSAIAREDATRYAREELDTAVAQLKQARQALTSFRSRTQIVDPSADIQMQMGLLNTLQQQLGKELIDYDLLLTSVQQGDPRLQKSQQRIAALRARIEAERDKFGSGRETASGEGYATLVAEFERLMVDREFAEKKYTGALSNYDIALAQAQRQSRYLAAYLHPTLAESAEYPRRPLLMGLTVLFLLIAWSTSALIYYSLRDRR from the coding sequence TTGGCTGATAATCAATCAAATCCCGCCGCGTCAAAACAGGCAAGTGCTGAGACAGGCAAGACGCCCTCGAAAGCGCCCGCCAAGCCAAAGAGCAAACCGGAGGCCAAGCCAAAGGCCGCGGAGGCTCCCAAGCCTAAGCCTAAGCCGAAACCGGCTGCGAAACCACCGGCCGATCCGATCTATGCCCCGGCCCGCCCGGCCCGGCGCCAGCGGCGTCATTGGATGCTATTCCTCAGTTTCCTGGTCTGTGTGATCCTGCCCAGTTTCATCACCGGTGGCTACCTGTGGACCCGGGCGGTGGACCAGTACACCTCCAGCGTCGGCTTCACCGTGCGCCGCGAGGATACCCCATCGGCGGTGGACCTTCTGGGCGGCCTTGGAGCCTTTTCCGGCGCCAGCTCATCGGACAGTGACATCCTGTTCGAATTCATCCAGTCTCAGGAGCTGGTGGAACGGGTCGACGAAACGCTGGACCTGCACAGTCTCTACAGTCGCCACCACACCACCGATCCGGTCTTTTCCCTGGCACCGGACAGCAGCATCGAGGATCTGGTCGACTACTGGCAGCGCATGGTGCTGATCTCCTATGCGCCGGGCACCGGTCTGATCGAGTTGAAGATCCTGGCCTTCACCCCGGAAGAGGCCCGCGCCATTGCCCAAGAAATCTTCCGCGAGAGCAGCGAGATGATCAACATGCTCTCGGCCATCGCCCGCGAGGATGCCACCCGCTATGCCCGCGAAGAGCTGGACACCGCCGTCGCGCAGCTGAAGCAGGCGCGTCAGGCCCTGACCTCTTTCCGCTCGCGCACGCAGATCGTCGATCCCAGCGCCGATATCCAGATGCAGATGGGGCTTTTGAACACCCTTCAGCAGCAATTGGGCAAGGAACTCATTGATTACGACCTGCTGCTCACCTCGGTCCAGCAGGGCGACCCCCGCCTGCAGAAATCGCAACAGCGCATCGCGGCCCTGCGCGCCCGCATCGAGGCCGAGCGCGACAAATTCGGCAGCGGCCGGGAAACCGCCTCGGGCGAAGGCTATGCAACGCTGGTGGCAGAATTCGAACGGCTGATGGTGGACCGTGAGTTTGCCGAGAAGAAATACACCGGCGCCCTGTCCAACTATGATATTGCCCTCGCCCAGGCACAGCGCCAGAGCCGCTATCTGGCGGCTTATCTGCACCCCACCCTGGCCGAAAGCGCAGAATACCCCCGCCGCCCGCTGCTGATGGGGCTGACCGTATTGTTCCTGCTCATCGCCTGGAGCACCTCGGCCCTGATCTACTACTCGCTTCGGGACAGGCGTTAA
- a CDS encoding ABC transporter ATP-binding protein yields the protein MITLENLTKSFPTPNGRKFVARNVNLTIPKGKSLALLGRNGAGKSTMLQMISGTMNPDSGRIISSGNVSFPVGFAGSFHRDLTGAQNARFVARIYGVDTDDLLDFVADFAALGGHLHMPVRSYSSGMRSRLAFGISMALKFDTYLVDEVTSVGDSAFRRKSAAIFKARMKESNAIVVTHSLIEVRNLCNAGAVLENGEVTYFDDVEEAIALHVSNMKKAK from the coding sequence ATGATCACGCTGGAAAATCTGACCAAGAGTTTTCCCACCCCCAACGGGCGCAAATTCGTGGCCCGCAACGTCAACCTGACCATCCCAAAGGGCAAGTCGCTGGCCCTGCTGGGGCGCAACGGGGCGGGCAAATCCACCATGTTGCAGATGATCTCGGGCACGATGAACCCGGATTCGGGGCGCATCATCTCCTCGGGAAATGTCTCCTTTCCAGTGGGGTTCGCGGGCTCGTTTCACCGCGATCTGACCGGCGCTCAGAATGCCCGTTTCGTGGCCCGCATCTATGGTGTGGACACCGATGATCTGCTGGATTTCGTCGCCGATTTCGCGGCTCTCGGCGGCCATCTGCACATGCCGGTGCGCAGCTATTCCTCAGGCATGCGCTCACGCCTGGCCTTCGGCATCTCCATGGCACTGAAGTTTGACACCTACCTGGTGGACGAGGTGACCTCGGTCGGAGACAGCGCCTTTCGCCGCAAAAGCGCGGCCATCTTCAAGGCGCGGATGAAAGAATCAAATGCCATCGTGGTCACCCATTCGCTGATCGAGGTGCGCAATCTCTGCAATGCCGGCGCGGTGCTGGAAAATGGCGAGGTGACCTATTTCGACGACGTCGAAGAAGCCATCGCCCTGCATGTGAGCAATATGAAAAAGGCAAAATGA